A region of Drosophila suzukii chromosome 2L, CBGP_Dsuzu_IsoJpt1.0, whole genome shotgun sequence DNA encodes the following proteins:
- the aust gene encoding borealin → MPRTKISARRQEQRQKAEREEKVRLAQIRMDSALEQIDELAKRYKQEVDNQIKLIRGRTDNQLLQMKWSDFAGLKIKTFAEHQWAVPKPPTTRSLSICRARSRTPLNSQLSRFQTQSADRALRGDTMSFVRWPRAGEQVLSKAGSPLAVQTQPDRCADVHIPTRNGVITVKPHKINSVKREVLMQLDENTLNQVKTLNANLGLIVDMATKMAKLKP, encoded by the exons ATGCCTCGCACCAAGATATCAGCACGTCGTCAGGAGCAGCGCCAGAAGGCTGAACGTGAAGAGAAGGTGCGCCTGGCCCAAATTAGGATGGATTCCGCTCTGGAGCAGATCGATGAGTTGGCCAAGCGCTACAAGCAAGAGGTGGACAACCAAATTAAGCTGATACGTGGTAGGACTGACAATCAGCTGCTCCAGATGAAATGGTCAGATTTCGCGGGTTTGAAGATTAAGACCTTTGCTGAGCATCAGTGGGCAG TTCCCAAGCCACCCACAACTCGTAGCCTATCCATATGTCGCGCTCGTAGCCGGACTCCACTGAATTCGCAGTTGTCGCGATTCCAGACGCAGTCGGCTGACAGGGCACTTAGAGGCGATACCATGAGCTTTGTGCGTTGGCCCCGGGCTGGGGAGCAGGTCCTTTCGAAGGCCGGAAGTCCCCTGGCCGTCCAGACGCAGCCGGATCGCTGTGCCGACGTGCACATTCCAACCAGAAATGGCGTAATCACCGTCAAACCTCACAAGATTAATTCCGTGAAGCGGGAAGTACTGATGCAGCTGGATGAAAACACCCTCAACCAAGTGAAGACCCTGAACGCCAATCTCGGACTGATCGTGGATATGGCCACAAAGATGGCTAAACTCAAACCCTAA
- the borr gene encoding borealin isoform X1 — MPRTKIPKNSKRNRDVANREEKVRLYELKMDSRLISIDSLESKFLAAVDHQVKTLLGQVQKELANLKMPEVLRLFEELDRFSDFKASDQTQLLASMSMSGSALDGHAPSTTGSRNDEGYLTEDSSIGASGGSILAAHTGSLLRSTKAMRTPGPLNSARARRGRRSRSACGDLNVLHSAKPPSVLSSAVANSGRHSRSKMRTPMASRQKAFSADRTPRAQKLMRSGSPTTPPMAFLRYPKPGEVALSKFGSPMVSQVMPDKFANVNIPIRNGVLSLRPKKLDAGEVESNLLENLDEDTLNQIKTLHENLQMIVNKASQAGFK; from the exons ATGCCGCGCACCAAGATACCAAAGAACTCGAAGCGCAACCGCGATGTGGCCAATCGCGAGGAGAAGGTGCGCCTGTACGAGCTGAAAATGGATTCCCGTCTGATCAGCATCGATTCGCTGGAGTCTAAGTTCCTGGCCGCCGTCGACCACCAGGTGAAGACGCTGCTCGGCCAGGTGCAGAAGGAGCTGGCCAACCTCAAGATGCCCGAGGTGCTGCGCCTCTTCGAGGAGCTCGACCGCTTCAGCGACTTCAAGGCCAGCGACCAGACGCAGCTGCTCGCCTCGATGTCCATGAGCGGCAGCGCCCTCgacggccacgccccctcgaCCACCGGGAGTCGCAATGACGAAG GCTACCTTACAGAGGACAGCAGCATTGGGGCCAGCGGCGGCAGCATTCTGGCCGCCCACACAGGCTCCCTGTTGCGGTCCACGAAGGCCATGCGGACTCCCGGTCCGCTGAACTCGGCCAGAGCTCGTCGAGGTCGCCGCAGCCGATCCGCATGCGGGGATCTGAATGTCCTGCACTCGGCCAAACCGCCGTCCGTTTTAAGCAGTGCCGTAGCAAACAGTGGTCGTCATTCACGCAGCAAGATGCGCACACCGATGGCCTCTCGCCAAAAGGCCTTCAGTGCCGATCGCACACCTAGGGCCCAGAAGCTGATGCGCTCCGGATCCCCAACCACTCCGCCAATGGCCTTCCTCCGGTATCCCAAGCCCGGCGAGGTGGCTCTGTCCAAGTTCGGCAGCCCCATGGTGTCCCAAGT AATGCCTGACAAGTTCGCCAACGTGAACATACCCATTCGGAACGGAGTTCTCAGCTTGCGGCCCAAGAAACTGGATGCTGGCGAGGTCGAGTCAAATCTTCTAGAGAACCTGGACGAGGACACCCTCAACCAGATCAAAACGCTGCACGAGAACTTGCAGATGATCGTAAATAAGGCCAGCCAGGCGGGATTCAAGTAG
- the borr gene encoding borealin isoform X2, which yields MPRTKIPKNSKRNRDVANREEKVRLYELKMDSRLISIDSLESKFLAAVDHQVKTLLGQVQKELANLKMPEVLRLFEELDRFSDFKASDQTQLLASMSMSGSALDGHAPSTTGSRNDEEDSSIGASGGSILAAHTGSLLRSTKAMRTPGPLNSARARRGRRSRSACGDLNVLHSAKPPSVLSSAVANSGRHSRSKMRTPMASRQKAFSADRTPRAQKLMRSGSPTTPPMAFLRYPKPGEVALSKFGSPMVSQVMPDKFANVNIPIRNGVLSLRPKKLDAGEVESNLLENLDEDTLNQIKTLHENLQMIVNKASQAGFK from the exons ATGCCGCGCACCAAGATACCAAAGAACTCGAAGCGCAACCGCGATGTGGCCAATCGCGAGGAGAAGGTGCGCCTGTACGAGCTGAAAATGGATTCCCGTCTGATCAGCATCGATTCGCTGGAGTCTAAGTTCCTGGCCGCCGTCGACCACCAGGTGAAGACGCTGCTCGGCCAGGTGCAGAAGGAGCTGGCCAACCTCAAGATGCCCGAGGTGCTGCGCCTCTTCGAGGAGCTCGACCGCTTCAGCGACTTCAAGGCCAGCGACCAGACGCAGCTGCTCGCCTCGATGTCCATGAGCGGCAGCGCCCTCgacggccacgccccctcgaCCACCGGGAGTCGCAATGACGAAG AGGACAGCAGCATTGGGGCCAGCGGCGGCAGCATTCTGGCCGCCCACACAGGCTCCCTGTTGCGGTCCACGAAGGCCATGCGGACTCCCGGTCCGCTGAACTCGGCCAGAGCTCGTCGAGGTCGCCGCAGCCGATCCGCATGCGGGGATCTGAATGTCCTGCACTCGGCCAAACCGCCGTCCGTTTTAAGCAGTGCCGTAGCAAACAGTGGTCGTCATTCACGCAGCAAGATGCGCACACCGATGGCCTCTCGCCAAAAGGCCTTCAGTGCCGATCGCACACCTAGGGCCCAGAAGCTGATGCGCTCCGGATCCCCAACCACTCCGCCAATGGCCTTCCTCCGGTATCCCAAGCCCGGCGAGGTGGCTCTGTCCAAGTTCGGCAGCCCCATGGTGTCCCAAGT AATGCCTGACAAGTTCGCCAACGTGAACATACCCATTCGGAACGGAGTTCTCAGCTTGCGGCCCAAGAAACTGGATGCTGGCGAGGTCGAGTCAAATCTTCTAGAGAACCTGGACGAGGACACCCTCAACCAGATCAAAACGCTGCACGAGAACTTGCAGATGATCGTAAATAAGGCCAGCCAGGCGGGATTCAAGTAG
- the LOC139353404 gene encoding accessory gland protein Acp29AB-like: MLKYFLYAIIALALWEPHAQGQHFSQGQSPVALPQPMLAGQIAAHQQQWFTYTSIKEAETQKKIDKLDSLIEHQLRAVQIKMGIELQALRNLMQYTSEEHQEKMKAFQRINQSLFEQIGSRLFYIERKQPYHDIK, translated from the exons ATGCTGAAGTATTTCTTATACGCCATCATTGCTTTGGCTCTTTGGGAGCCCCATGCTCAGGGACAGCACTTTTCGCAAGGCCAAAGTCCAGTGGCCCTTCCGCAACCAATGCTAGCTGGTCAGATTGCTGCACACCAGCAGCAATGGTTCACATACACTTCCATAAAAGAAGCTGAAACTCAGAAGAAAATCGACAAGTTGGACAGCCTCATAGAACACCAATTGCGGGCGGTACAAATCAAGATGGGTATTGAGCTGCAGGCGCTACGAAATCTTATGCAGTATACGTCGGAAGAACATCAGGAGAAAATGAAAGCTTTCCAGAGGATCAACCAGTCACTCTTCGAACAGATTGGATCTCGTTTATTTTACATTGAGAGAAAACAACCA TATCATGACATTAAGTAG
- the LOC139353406 gene encoding accessory gland protein Acp29AB-like: protein MLKYFLYTIIAWGLLDPHTQGQGFSHSQGPVAYQQPTLAEKIAAHQHQWFTYNSQKETETQEKIDKLESVIESQVQAIQIKMGNEIQALRKLIEHTSEEET, encoded by the coding sequence ATGCTGAAGTATTTTTTATACACCATCATAGCTTGGGGTCTTTTGGATCCCCATACTCAAGGACAGGGCTTTTCGCACAGCCAAGGTCCGGTGGCCTATCAGCAACCAACGCTAGCTGAAAAGATTGCAGCACACCAGCATCAATGGTTCACTTACAATTCCCAAAAAGAAACTGAAACTCAGGAAAAAATCGACAAGTTGGAGAGTGTCATAGAAAGCCAAGTGCAGGCGATACAAATCAAGATGGGTAACGAAATTCAGGCGCTACGGAAACTTATTGAACACACATCAGAAGAAGAAACTTAA